The Nocardioides zeae genome includes the window CAAGAACGCGAAGGTCCTGGTCATCGGTGCCGGCGGCCTCGGCAGCCCGGCGCTCATGTACCTCGCCGCGGCCGGCGTCGGCACGCTGGGCATCGTCGAGTTCGACGAGGTCGACGAGTCCAATCTGCAGCGCCAGATCATCCACGGCCAGTCCGACGTCGGTCGCCCCAAGGCGCTCTCGGCCAAGGAGTCGGTGCAGGAGATCAACCCGCTCGTCAACGTGGTCGTCTACGAGGAGCGCCTCGACAACGACAACGTCCTCTCGGTCTTCGAGGGCTGGGACCTGATCGTCGACGGCACGGACAACTTCGCGACGCGCTACATGGTCAACGACGCGGCGTACTTCCTGAAGATCCCCTACGTGTGGGGCTCGATCTACCGCTTCGACGGCCAGGCCTCGGTGTTCTGGCCCCACGCGGTCGACGAGAACGGCGAGTCGGCGGACGCGCCCTGCTACCGCTGCCTCTACCCGGAGCCCCCGCCGCCGGGCATGGTGCCGTCGTGCGCCGAGGGCGGCGTGCTCGGCGTGCTCTGCGCCTCCATCGGCTCCATCCAGGTCAACGAGGCGATCAAGGTGCTGACCGGGGCCGGCGAGCCCATCGTCGGCAAGCTGATGATCTACGACGCGCTGGAGATGGAGTACCGCAAGCTCCGCGTCCGCAAGGACCCGAAGTGCGCGCTGTGCGGCGAGAACCCGACCGTCACGGGCCTCATCGACTACGACGCGTTCTGCGGTGCGGTGTCCGAGGAGGCGGCCGACGCGGCCGCCGGCTCGACGATCTCGGTCGTCCAGCTGGAGCACATGCTCAAGGAGCGCGAGGAGGGCAGCCGCGACTTCGTGCTCGTCGACGTGCGCGAGCCCAACGAGTTCGAGATCAACCGCATCCCCGGCTCCGTGCTGATCCCCAAGGGCGACTTCCTCAACGGCTCGGCGCTCGAGCAGCTGCCGTCGGTGGACTCGGGCACGCAGGTCGTCCTCCACTGCAAGTCGGGCGTGCGCTCGGCCGAGGCGCTGGCCGTGCTCAAGGGCGCCGGCTACGACGACTCGGTGCACGTCGGCGGCGGCGTCGTGGCCTGGGTCAACCAGATCGACCCGAGCCAGCCGGCGTACTGACGCCGCACGGTCCCGGCACGCGCGGGTGGCCCTCCGGGGCTACCCGCGCGTAACCCGTCCGGGGGGTGTGTCGTTCGTCACGACATGACCCTCTCTCGGACCTCCCTCCCCACCGGTCGCCAGACCGCCGCCGGACTCCTCTCCGGCGCCCTCGCCGCCTCGCTCGTCGTCGCCGCGTCCTCCGCGCCGGCCTCGGCCGCCCCGCGCACGACCTGGGCGGATGCCGCCACGGCGAGCATCCACCCCGGCGTGCAGATGTACACCGAGGGCGCCCAGTGCACGAGCAACTTCGTGTTCACGGACGCCGCGGGCTCGACCTACGTCGGGTACGCCGCGCACTGCGCCGGCACCGGCGAGGCCACCGACACCGACGGCTGCGAGGCCGGGTCCCTCCCGCTCGGCACCCGCGTCGACTTCGTCGAGGGCGGTTCGCTGCTGGCCGAGGGGACCCGCGTGGGCGGCGGCACGCTCGTCTACTCGAGCTGGCTCGCCATGGACGCCGTCGGCGAGACGGACGCGGACACCTGCGCCTACAACGACTTCGCCCTCGTGGAGGTCGACGCCGCGGACGCCGGTGACGTCAACCCGTCGGTGCCCTTCTTCGGCGGCCCCGTGGCGCTCTCCACGACGGGCACCTCGCCGGGCTCCCAGGTCTTCTCCTTCGGCAACTCGAGCCTGCGGGGCGGCATCGAGGTGCTCTCGCCCAAGTTCGGCCTCAGCCTGGGGGAGACGGGCAACGGCTGGTCGCACTCCGTCTACACCCTCACGCCGGGCGTCCCCGGCGACTCGGGCTCCGGCTTCCTCGACGCCGACGGCAACGCGCTGGGCACGCTCTCCACGCTGGCGCTCGCCCCGCTGCCGCTGTCGAACGGCGTGGGCGACCTGGCGAGCGAGCTGGCCTACGCGCAGGAGCACGCGGGCATCGACGGCCTGCAGCTCGTGCCGGGCACCGAGGAGTTCAACGGCGGCCTCGGGCTCTGACCCGGGTCGCCTGACAGGACGGCCGGGTCGGTCCGTAGAGGAAAACGCGGACCGGCTCCGGGCTGGGAGAAAAGAAACGCGGACCGGAGGTCGCGACACGCCGACCGGCAGCACCGTCCGGTCCGCGTTCTCTTTCCCCCGCGCGCACTTTCCTCGCGCCGGCCCCGTCGGCCGCGGCCCGCTGCATGATGGGCCCATGGCCGACCCCCACGCCGAGGAGCAGGAGCCCGCGCCCGACCACACCGAGCTCGTGCTGCGCGCGGTCGAGGCGGTCCCGCGGGGCCGCGTGACGACGTACGGCGCGATCGCCGACCACGTCGGCGGCGGTGGGCCGCGGCGGGTCGCCCGCGTGCTGTCGCGCGACGGGGCCGGGGTGTGCTGGTGGCGCTGCGTCCGCGCCGACGGCACGCTCCCGGCGCACCTGCACGAGGAGGCGCTGGCGGCGTACGTCGCGGAGGGCACCCCGCTGCGGCCACGACGCCGCGACGGCAGCCGCCCGGTGGACATGGCCGGCGCGTTCTGGGCGCACGGGGTGGACGGGCCCGCGGGCGACTGACCCGCGCCGGCGCGGTCGCGCCCGTGGCAGGCTGTGGCCGACCGATCGAGCGCGGGGGAGTACGACGTGAGCAGCGAGAGCACCGGCATCCGGGTGATGGTGGTCGACGACCACCCCATGTGGCGCGACGCCGTCGAGCGCGACCTGGTCGCGGCCGGCTTCGACGTGGTGGCGGTGGCCGCCAACGGCACCGACGCGATCAACCGGTTCAAGGCCGCCCGGCCGCAGGTCGTGGTGCTGGACCTGCAGATCCCCGCGCCCGCGGGGGACGCGGTGACGGCCGAGGTGCTCGCCCACGACCCCTCGTCGCGCGTGCTCATCCTGTCGGCGTCGGGGGAGCAGGGCGACGTGCTGGCCGCGGTGAAGGCGGGCGCGACCGGCTACCTCGTGAAGTCGGCCTCGCGCGAGGAGCTCATCGCCGCCGTGCGGCGGGTCGCCGCCGGGGACACGGTGTTCACGCCGGGTCTCGCCGGTCTCGTCCTGGGGGAGTTCCGGCGGATGTCGAGCGGCGCGACCGAGGACGACGGCACGCCGCGGCTGACGGAGCGGGAGACGGAGATCCTGCGGTACGTCGCGAAGGGCATGTCCTACAAGCAGATCGCCGAGCGGCTCGTGCTGTCGCACCGCACGGTGCAGAACCACGTCCAGAACACGCTGCGCAAGCTCCAGCTGCACAACCGCGTCGAGCTGACGCGGTGGGCGATCGCGCAGGGGCTCGACGACCTCGACGGTCCGGACGACGACCGCGAGAGCGCCTGAGCCGGTGGCGGACGACGCGGGTCTCGACGCCGCCGGGCCGGACGAGCGCCTCCTCGCGGAGGCGGACGCCCTCTACGCGCTCGCGCCCGGTGACTTCACCCCGGCGCGTGACGCCCGCGCCAGGGAGCTGAAGCGGGAGGCCCCGGAGCTCGCCGCCGCGGTCAAGGGGCTGCGGCGGCCGTCGGTCGCCGCCTGGTTGGTGGACCAGCTGGTCCGCCACGACCCCGACCGGGTCGACGAGCTGCTCCAGGTGGGTGCGGCCCTCCGGGAGGCCCAGGACGCCCTCTCCGCCGACGACCTCCGCGCCTTCACCAAGCAGCGCCGCCAGCTGACGGCGTCGGTCACCACCCGTGCCCGTGCGCTCGGCCGCCAGCTCGGCACGAAGGTGAGCGAGTCGGTCGCCGAGCAGGTCGAGGCGACGCTCACGGCGGCCGTGCTCGACGCCGGGGCGGGGGAGGCGGTCCGCACGGGCCTGCTCGTCACGGCGCTGCGACCGGCCGGCGTCGACCCGGTGGACGTCGACGCGGCCCTCGCGGTCCCGGGAGCGGCCGGGCACGTCGCCGTACCGGTCGACGGGTCCGGGGACACCGAGGAGACGGCCGGCCCGGCCCTGCGGGTCGTGCCCGACGACCCGGGCGCGGACGACCGGCGCCGCCAGGAGGCGGAGGACGCGCTCGCGGCCGCGGAGGAGGCGCTCGGTGCCGCCGAGGCGGAGCTGGAGGAGGTCGAGGAGGAGGTCGAGGACCTCGAGGCCCGCTCGCTCCAGGCCGAGGCACGGGTCGAGGAGCTGCGGACCCGCCTCGCGGAGGCCGAGACCCGGCAGGCCCGCGTCGAGGACCAGCTGGCCGACGCCGAGGAGTCGCGGGACGAGCAGCGCGAGGCCGTCGACGCCGCTCGCGCCGAGCGCGACGAGGCCCGCCAGCGGCTCAGCCGCTGGACCTGAGGCGTCGAGCCGGAGCGTCTCGTCCAGGTCGACGACGCCCACGCGCGTGAAACGCCCGCGGGTGGGGAAGGGCGCTGCTCGGCGGCGCGTCGGTGGACGTGACCTCCACGCGAGGGCAGAGTGGAGCGCCACGGGGCCGACGACGTCGTCGGTCCGCCGGGCGCTCAGGTGAGCCGGACGGAGGACCAGGCGATGGCGGAACCAAGCACGAACGCACCGACGGGGCAGGCGGGACAGACAGGGCAGACGGGGCACGCGACGGGAGAGCCCGAGCTGAAGCGGGTGATGGGCCCGGGACTGCTGCTGCTGTTCATCATCGGCGACATCGTCGGCGCGGGCATCTTCGCGATCACCGGCAGCGTGGCCGGACAGGTCGGCGGCGTCGCCTGGCTCCCGTTCCTCGTCGCGTTCGCGATCGCGACGGTGACGGCGTGCTCCTACCTGGAGATGGTGACGAAGTACCCGGAGGCCTCCGGCGCGGCGCTCTACGTGCACAAGGCCTTCGGCATGCACTTCGTGACCTTCATCGTCGCGTTCACCGTGATGTGCTCGGGCATCACCAGCGCGGCGACCTCGTCGAACCTCGTCGCGGGCAACCTGCTCGTCGGGTTCGACCGCGTCGTCGGAGGCGTGCCCACCGGCAACATCGCGACGCTGCTCACGGCCCTGGCCATCGTGGTGCTGCTGGCCCTCGTCAACATCCGGGGCGTCAGCGAGAGCGTGAAGCTCAACGTGGTCATGACCGTCGTGACCATCCTGGCGCTCGCCATCGTCATCACGATCGGCATCTGGACCGCCGCCTCGGGCGAGGGCGACGTCGGTCGCATCACGGTCTTCGAGTCCAGCGACGACCGCAACCTCTTCGCGGCCGTCACCGTCGCGACGGCCATCGCGTTCTTCGCGATGGTCGGGTTCGAGGACTCGGTCAACATGGTCGAGGAGACCAAGAACCCGCTCAAGGTCTTCCCGCGCGTCATGCTCACCGGCCTCGGCTTCTGCGCGCTGCTCTACGTGCTGGTCGCGATCACCGTGGTGCTCGTCATCCCGCTCGACGACATCTCCACGCCGACCAGCGAGGCCGGCATCCTGCTCGACGTGGTCAAGGTCGGCGCCCCGGGCATCCCGGTGGACACGATCTTCCCGTTCCTCACCGTCTTCGCGGTGGTCAACACCGCGCTCATCAACATGCTGATGGCGAGCCGCCTCGTCTACGGCATGGCGAAGCAGGGCGTGCTGCCGCGCTCGCTCGGCCACGTGCTGCCGAGCCGCCGCACCCCGTGGGTGGCCATCGCCTTCACCACGGCGCTCGCCATCGGCCTCATCTGCTACGTGCGCCTCTCCGACCCCGACGGCGAGGGCACCGTGGTGCCCGCCCTCGGCGGCACGACGGCCCTCCTGCTCCTGGCGGTGTTCGCCGTCGTCAACGTCTGCGTGCTCATCCTGCGCCGCGACCCGACGCCCGAGGGCGCCTTCCGCGTGCCGACCGTGCTCCCCGTGGTCGGCACGGTCGCCTGCCTCTACCTCGTCGGGCCCTGGGCCCGCCTCCCGGAGCAGTACATCCAGTACCGGATCGGCGGTGCGCTCCTCGTCATCGGCGTCGTGCTGTGGGCCGTGACCTGGTTCGCCAACCGCGCGCTGCGCTCGGAGCGCACGGGCTTCCGGGACGTCGAGGACCTGGAGGGCTGACCGCTCCGGCCGGAGCCGCGCGTCGCGCACCTGGTGAAACGGGTTCGGAGGGGAGGGACCCCGCGTCGTACCCTGGGCCGGTGAGCATTCCCGACCTGGCTTCCCTGCACGCCCTCGGCGCCGCGCAGCAGCCGACCTATCCCGACCGCGCGCGCCTCGAGGACGCCGTGACGACCCTGCGGACCGCTCCGCCGCTGGTGTTTGCCGGCGAGTGCGACGACCTGACGGCGAAGATCGCCGCGGTCGCGCGCGGCGAGGCGTTCCTCCTCCAGGGCGGCGACTGCGCGGAGACCTTCGCGGGCGTGACGGCGGAGAACGTGCGCAACAAGCTGCGCGTCCTGCTCCAGATGGCCGTCGTGCTGACGTACGCCGCGAAGGTGCCCGTGGTGAAGATCGGGCGCCTGGCGGGGCAGTACGCCAAGCCGCGCTCCTCCGACCTGGAGACCCGCGACGGGGTGACGCTGCCGGCGTACCGCGGTGACGCCGTCAACGGCTACGAGTTCACGCCCGAGTCGCGCATCCCGAACCCGCAGCGCCTCGTCGACGTCTACAACGCGTCGGCGGCGACCCTCAACCTGGTCCGGGCGTTCACGACGGGTGGCTACGCCGACCTCCGCCAGGTCAGCGAGTGGAACACCGACTTCGTGCGCAGCTCGCCGGTCGGGCAGCGCTACGAGGCGCTCGCGGGCGAGATCCAGAGCGCGCTCGACTTCATGGCGGCCATCGGTGCCGACCCGGTCGAGTTCCACAAGGTCGACTTCCACTCGTCCCACGAGGCACTGGTCCTCGAGTACGAGCACGCGCTGACCCGCATCGACTCCCGCACGGAGCTGCCCTACAACGTGTCGGGCCACATGGTCTGGATCGGCGAGCGCACCCGGCAGCTCGACGGCGCGCACGTGGAGTACTTCAGCCACATCCGCAACCCCATCGGCTGCAAGCTCGGCCCGTCGGCGACCGCCGACGACGCGCTCGCCCTGGCGGCGAAGCTCAACCCGTCGAACGAGCCCGGGCGCCTCACCTTCATCACGCGCTTCGGTGCGGCGAAGGTGCGCGACGGCCTGCCGCCGCTGGTCGAGAAGGTCACCGC containing:
- a CDS encoding response regulator, which encodes MVVDDHPMWRDAVERDLVAAGFDVVAVAANGTDAINRFKAARPQVVVLDLQIPAPAGDAVTAEVLAHDPSSRVLILSASGEQGDVLAAVKAGATGYLVKSASREELIAAVRRVAAGDTVFTPGLAGLVLGEFRRMSSGATEDDGTPRLTERETEILRYVAKGMSYKQIAERLVLSHRTVQNHVQNTLRKLQLHNRVELTRWAIAQGLDDLDGPDDDRESA
- a CDS encoding APC family permease → MAEPSTNAPTGQAGQTGQTGHATGEPELKRVMGPGLLLLFIIGDIVGAGIFAITGSVAGQVGGVAWLPFLVAFAIATVTACSYLEMVTKYPEASGAALYVHKAFGMHFVTFIVAFTVMCSGITSAATSSNLVAGNLLVGFDRVVGGVPTGNIATLLTALAIVVLLALVNIRGVSESVKLNVVMTVVTILALAIVITIGIWTAASGEGDVGRITVFESSDDRNLFAAVTVATAIAFFAMVGFEDSVNMVEETKNPLKVFPRVMLTGLGFCALLYVLVAITVVLVIPLDDISTPTSEAGILLDVVKVGAPGIPVDTIFPFLTVFAVVNTALINMLMASRLVYGMAKQGVLPRSLGHVLPSRRTPWVAIAFTTALAIGLICYVRLSDPDGEGTVVPALGGTTALLLLAVFAVVNVCVLILRRDPTPEGAFRVPTVLPVVGTVACLYLVGPWARLPEQYIQYRIGGALLVIGVVLWAVTWFANRALRSERTGFRDVEDLEG
- the moeZ gene encoding adenylyltransferase/sulfurtransferase MoeZ, with amino-acid sequence MSFPALVEPADELTVDEVRRYSRHLIIPDVGMTGQKRLKNAKVLVIGAGGLGSPALMYLAAAGVGTLGIVEFDEVDESNLQRQIIHGQSDVGRPKALSAKESVQEINPLVNVVVYEERLDNDNVLSVFEGWDLIVDGTDNFATRYMVNDAAYFLKIPYVWGSIYRFDGQASVFWPHAVDENGESADAPCYRCLYPEPPPPGMVPSCAEGGVLGVLCASIGSIQVNEAIKVLTGAGEPIVGKLMIYDALEMEYRKLRVRKDPKCALCGENPTVTGLIDYDAFCGAVSEEAADAAAGSTISVVQLEHMLKEREEGSRDFVLVDVREPNEFEINRIPGSVLIPKGDFLNGSALEQLPSVDSGTQVVLHCKSGVRSAEALAVLKGAGYDDSVHVGGGVVAWVNQIDPSQPAY
- a CDS encoding MGMT family protein, with translation MADPHAEEQEPAPDHTELVLRAVEAVPRGRVTTYGAIADHVGGGGPRRVARVLSRDGAGVCWWRCVRADGTLPAHLHEEALAAYVAEGTPLRPRRRDGSRPVDMAGAFWAHGVDGPAGD
- a CDS encoding class II 3-deoxy-7-phosphoheptulonate synthase, with amino-acid sequence MSIPDLASLHALGAAQQPTYPDRARLEDAVTTLRTAPPLVFAGECDDLTAKIAAVARGEAFLLQGGDCAETFAGVTAENVRNKLRVLLQMAVVLTYAAKVPVVKIGRLAGQYAKPRSSDLETRDGVTLPAYRGDAVNGYEFTPESRIPNPQRLVDVYNASAATLNLVRAFTTGGYADLRQVSEWNTDFVRSSPVGQRYEALAGEIQSALDFMAAIGADPVEFHKVDFHSSHEALVLEYEHALTRIDSRTELPYNVSGHMVWIGERTRQLDGAHVEYFSHIRNPIGCKLGPSATADDALALAAKLNPSNEPGRLTFITRFGAAKVRDGLPPLVEKVTAEGVQVAWVSDPMHGNTFEASTGYKTRRFDDVLDEIRGFFEVHRALGTVPGGMMVEMTGDDVTEIVGGGEEIDEHGLAHRYESVVDPRLNRVQSLELAFHVAEMLRATPTAAPTGA